The following coding sequences are from one Rhineura floridana isolate rRhiFlo1 chromosome 2, rRhiFlo1.hap2, whole genome shotgun sequence window:
- the LRRC10B gene encoding leucine-rich repeat-containing protein 10B produces the protein MRMGSGGSSGREERLPSAAEEQLSGGDQMLELSGRYLKRLPLPVCALSTLQKLYISGTGITELPEEIEGLQELRILALDFNKLEEVPEALCRLPHLTRLYLGSNRLFGLPEEFCQLTTLRCLWIESNYLYHFPRVLLQMPGLQSLQMGDNRLKTLPSGLPRMRGLRGLWLYGNRFGEFPKSLLHMTQLHILDLDRNKLTEFPDLSHLRRLRLFSYDHNPVEAPPKVADTVLVVGEGAQEFLEAREERLQALREQEEEEQEENESEVLQANMKNDSSMLDDGEGSYSALECSPEET, from the coding sequence ATGAGGATGGGCAGTGGTGGGTCCTCGGGCCGGGAGGAGCGGCTGCCATCAGCTGCGGAAGAGCAGTTGAGCGGTGGGGATCAGATGCTGGAGCTCTCTGGGCGCTACTTGAAGAGGCTGCCCTTGCCGGTGTGTGCCCTGAGCACCCTGCAGAAGCTCTACATCAGTGGCACAGGGATAACAGAGCTGCCTGAAGAAATAGAAGGGCTGCAGGAGCTGCGCATCCTGGCCCTGGACTTTAACAAGCTGGAGGAAGTGCCTGAGGCCCTGTGCCGCCTGCCCCACTTGACCCGCCTGTACCTGGGCAGCAACCGCCTCTTTGGCCTTCCGGAGGAATTCTGCCAGCTCACAACCCTCCGTTGCTTGTGGATCGAGAGCAACTACTTGTACCACTTCCCCCGGGTCTTGCTCCAGATGCCTGGACTGCAGTCCCTGCAGATGGGGGACAACCGGCTCAAGACACTGCCCAGTGGCCTGCCACGCATGAGGGGACTACGTGGGCTCTGGCTGTATGGGAACCGCTTTGGGGAGTTCCCAAAGTCTTTGCTTCACATGACCCAGCTTCACATCCTTGACCTTGACCGCAACAAGCTGACAGAATTCCCTGACCTGAGCCACCTGCGGAGGCTTCGGCTCTTCTCCTATGACCACAACCCGGTGGAAGCCCCACCCAAAGTGGCCGACACTGTCCTtgtggtgggggagggggctcAGGAGTTTCTGGAGGCTCGGGAGGAACGTCTCCAGGCCCTTCGggagcaggaagaggaagagcAGGAGGAGAACGAGTCTGAAGTTCTGCAGGCCAATATGAAAAATGATTCTTCCATGTTGGATGATGGAGAGGGTAGTTACTCTGCTCTGGAATGCTCTCCAGAGGAGACATGA